A window of the Chloroflexus sp. Y-396-1 genome harbors these coding sequences:
- a CDS encoding F0F1 ATP synthase subunit epsilon produces the protein MPIHLEIVTAERVILSDDVDMISAPTKDGRVGILPRHAPLMTILEPGELDIIKNGERTPFAVSGGFMEVLPHRVTILADTVERADEIDEARAEQARAEAEARRREAQSERDMALAEAKLRKEMVRLRVAQLHKIKRRQP, from the coding sequence ATGCCCATCCATCTGGAGATTGTCACCGCTGAGCGTGTCATCTTATCGGATGATGTTGATATGATTAGTGCACCGACCAAAGATGGGCGCGTTGGTATTTTGCCGCGCCACGCTCCGCTGATGACGATTCTCGAACCGGGCGAGCTGGACATCATTAAAAATGGTGAACGGACGCCGTTTGCAGTATCGGGAGGATTTATGGAGGTGCTACCGCACCGAGTAACCATTCTGGCCGATACCGTTGAACGAGCTGACGAGATCGATGAAGCACGAGCCGAGCAGGCCCGGGCCGAGGCTGAAGCACGTCGGCGTGAAGCGCAGAGCGAACGCGATATGGCATTGGCCGAAGCCAAGCTCCGCAAGGAGATGGTACGCTTACGAGTGGCCCAACTCCATAAAATAAAGCGACGCCAACCGTAA
- a CDS encoding rod shape-determining protein — MARKIGIDLGTANVLVYVKGKGIVLSEPSVVALSTRDGRVRAVGAEAMAMLGREPESIEVVRPMRNGVIADYVVTEEMLRHFIGRAAGRFRFSRPEVMICIPAGVTSVEMRAVRYAALEAGAGKAYLIREPLAAAIGANIPIAQPSGNLIIDIGGGTTEVAVISLNDIVVSTSVRVGGNRFDEAIASYIKRKYNLLIGERTAEAVKIEIGSALPLDKPLVTQVRGRDQVTGLPRTIQVDSNEITEAIQEPLEAIVNAVRAVLVETPPELSSDIIDKGMVMTGGGSMLRRINDLLTEVTGVPCYVADQPASCVAIGTGLALENLDVLYDSLSGLDLT, encoded by the coding sequence ATGGCCCGCAAAATCGGGATTGATCTTGGCACAGCCAATGTCTTGGTGTACGTTAAAGGAAAGGGTATCGTTCTCTCGGAACCATCGGTCGTCGCGTTGAGTACGCGCGATGGGCGTGTGCGCGCAGTGGGAGCGGAAGCGATGGCGATGTTGGGCCGCGAACCAGAGAGTATCGAAGTCGTGCGCCCAATGCGTAACGGTGTGATCGCCGATTATGTGGTGACCGAAGAGATGCTACGCCATTTTATCGGCCGTGCTGCCGGCAGGTTTCGCTTCTCGCGACCTGAAGTGATGATCTGTATTCCCGCCGGCGTTACTAGCGTTGAAATGCGTGCAGTACGCTATGCTGCGCTAGAAGCCGGAGCCGGTAAAGCGTATCTGATTCGCGAACCACTAGCCGCAGCGATTGGCGCTAATATTCCGATTGCCCAGCCCTCGGGAAACCTTATCATTGACATTGGTGGTGGTACCACGGAAGTAGCAGTCATCTCGCTAAACGATATTGTCGTCAGTACATCGGTGCGGGTGGGCGGCAATCGATTCGATGAAGCGATTGCATCATATATCAAGCGTAAGTACAACTTGTTGATCGGCGAACGAACTGCCGAAGCGGTGAAGATCGAAATCGGTTCAGCCCTACCGCTCGATAAGCCACTGGTAACGCAGGTTCGCGGTCGCGATCAAGTAACCGGTCTCCCGCGCACAATACAGGTCGATAGCAACGAAATTACCGAGGCGATCCAAGAGCCATTAGAGGCTATCGTGAACGCGGTGCGAGCGGTGCTGGTCGAAACGCCACCCGAATTAAGCTCGGATATTATCGACAAAGGGATGGTGATGACTGGTGGTGGTTCGATGCTGCGTCGTATCAACGATTTGCTAACCGAGGTCACCGGCGTACCCTGTTATGTCGCCGACCAACCAGCTTCGTGTGTTGCTATTGGTACCGGTCTGGCGCTAGAGAACCTCGATGTGCTCTACGATAGCCTGAGTGGGCTGGATTTGACGTGA